The window CTCTTTTGCTAGATTTGTATTCAAGAGTTGAGCTAAAGAAATAATGATGTCTAGCTATAACTTATCATGCTCATATTTTTATAAAGTAAATTATCGCATGCCAACACATGATTTCGTGTATTACTCGTGTGGTTATACATGGATGCTTCAGTCTGAGTTTGACTGTTGGTCTTTACAGTTCTATGCTACATGCTATGCTCTTCCAGTTTTTTGATAGAAAAGTCATTTTGGTTTAACACGTGTGCTGACTTTTTTGTAATAAGTGGCATCCATGCATGTTCGGTTGGCTAATTAGCTATTACATCGTTGCAGACTAAGCCGCCGCAGTAACCGCATGCACTCAATAGGTATGTAACGCATTATTATACTTTGTGATGAACAAGTAGGTTTAGTAAACAATTAAGTATCTTACTATATGGGGATGCTCTTAAATAGNNNNNNNNNNNNNNNNNNNNNNNNNNNNNNNNNNNNNNNNNNNNNNNNNNNNNNNNNNNNNNNNNNNNNNNNNNNNNNNNNNNNNNNNNNNNNNNNNNNNNNNNNNNNNNNNNNNNNNNNNNNNNNNNNNNNNNNNNNNNNNNNNNNNNNNNNNNNNNNNNNNNNNNNNNNNNNNNNNNNNNNNNNNNNNNNNNNNNNNNNNNNNNNNNNNNNNNNNNNNNNNNNNNNNNNNNNNNNNNNNNNNNNNNNNNNNNNNNNNNNNNNNNNNNNNNNNNNNNNNNNNNNNNNNNNNNNNNNNNNNNNNNNNNNNNNNNNNNNNNNNNNNNNNNNNNNNNNNNNNNNNNNNNNNNNNNNNNNNNNNNNNNNNNNNNNNNNNNNNNNNNNNNNNNNNNNNNNNNNNNNNNNNNNNNNNNNNNNNNNNNNNNNNNNNNNNNNNNNNNNNNNNNNNNNNNNNNNNNNNNNNNNNNNNNNNNNNNNNNNNNNNNNNNNNNNNNNNNNNNNNNNNNNNNNNNNNNNNNNNNNNNNNNNNNNNNNNNNNNNNNNNNNNNNNNNNNNNNNNNNNNNNNNNNNNNNNNNNNNNNNNNNNNNNNNNNNNNNNNNNNNNNNNNNNNNNNNNNNNNNNNNNNNNNNNNNNNNNNNNNNNNNNNNNNNNNNNNNNNNNNNNNNNNNNNNNNNNNNNNNNNNNNNNNNNNNNNNNNNNNNNNNNNNNNNNNNNNNNNNNNNNNNNNNNNNNNNNNNNNNNNNNNNNNNNNNNNNNNNNNNNNNNNNNNNNNNNNNNNNNNNNNNNNNNNNNNNNNNNNNNNNNNNNNNNNNNNNNNNNNNNNNNNNNNNNNNNNNNNNNNNNNNNNNNNNNNNNNNNNNNNNNNNNNNCTCAACGACTACAAAGTACCTAAAAGATGAGCAAAACGGGTCCGCTTAGAGCCGACAGAGACCACCATCACGAGGAGCGATCGTCCGGGAGGATGAGCGACGGACATGCCGGACCGAGGACTCCAAGACGGTGCCTCCAGGAAGGGCACGACCACGAACGTCACTACCGTCCGATCCGAATATCAAGTTTTCGCCTGGAGTAAGATGGAAGGAGTAGAAGCATCACGACGGAGCCTGCAAGGAGGCACACGACGTCCACGGACGCCGTCACCGTCTATTTGTGCACAGACTGGGTAGGTGATGTACCCCGGTGCTTCAAATCCTCCGCCGCCACCCCGGCCCGCCAACACCCGCAGCCATGCCACCCGAGCGGCCATGGTTGCCTGCCAGCATCCGAGCCGCGCAATCCGCCCACGACCAACGCGACTCCCACcgccagggccgccgccccgccaTGAGACCACCCTGAAGCTGCCAAAGGCCACGACTTTGCACAGATCCGCGACCCCAACCACCTCTAGAACCGCCGGCGGCCAATCTGCCTCGAGAAGGGCCGCAACCACATCGACCGGGGGAAGGGGAAGGCGGAGAAGTGGCCCATGGCCACGACCGACGCCCGTATCGGCTCCATCTCCCCCCCGGAACCGTGTTCCGCCCCCGCGTCGAAGGCCCAGAACACCAGGAGGCACTGGCCACCGCCAGATGCTGGAGAGGGAGGGTGGCCGAGCTGTCGTCGCCGCCGCCTAGAGACGCCACCAAGGGATCCTCCCGAGCCGAGCGCCGCCACCTAGTCGCGAGGGCCCGACTGGGTGGGAGCAGCCCACCACCTCTGCTGCCGTGCCGCCCCCCACCAGAGACATGGCGAGAGGGCCGCCCGCGACCCGGTCAACCATGACCCGCGGCGCCGGACGTGACACCAAGGCGCTGCCGGAAGCACCGCCACCGACGCCACCACCGGcccacaccaccaccatgccgcCCGCTGCCCGTCGCCACGCCACCATCGCCGGCCTGCTATGGAGCGCCGTCGCGCCGCCACGCTCGGCATCGAGCACCACACCCCGCCCGCGAGATCTGACCCGCGCCACACCACATGCGCGGGGGACGAAGGAGCCGCGCCGCCGGCGACGACCGGGCTTCGCCCGACCGCGCCCCttggcggcgagggaggaggagggaggaggagggggggtGCAGCGGCGGAGATCTGAAGCCCTCCCCGAGCCTCGCGGATGGCGGCGGGGGAGGGAGGGAGCCTGCGACCTCTTTCCAAAATATTTTTGGTCCATATTTTAATGATGCGGCTTAAAAGGTACCAACAAATTTAGACAATCACTAACTCTATTCTCTCATATTAGGAATACAAAATACAAATAGCTTTTGCAATTTAGAAGTAACACCAGAATTCATTGCACATACACCCTTTAATAAATAAAGATTGAAGCACCTCCTAGCCAAGAGAACAGACAGGTAGAGATTTGATGCACTGGGGAAGGGAGCCCAAGATTACTGCAGCAGTACATTGTGTGGAACCTTCATCCAGTACTGATTAGAGGCtatttagggggggggggggggggggtaggagGAGACGGTTTAGAAAGTTACAGATCGTTGGCTAACTTTCACTATGGGAAGATTAAGATGGATTAATGGTAGAAATGTGTGTCtgttgagggggggggggggggtaatatTTTTTCTAGAAAAGCAAAGGCCTTGCATTTTGATGCTTTGGTAGAAAGAAGAGTTTGTACAAGCCCTAAGAACAGCAACACCCGGTGATTACTACATGAAACCCCTAGTCCATAGACACTGGCATAACCAGAAGCAGAGCGCCTAGACCTCTCGCACCCGCCATCGCCCATTGCCTGGCTTCCGTCTCGATCGTGTCAAGTAGGCGAGCTAAGTTGAGCTGGGAGTTGTCAAAGATGATCGAGTTATGCTTTATTGAAGAAGCTGCCTTCTAATAGATTAAAGGATGAATCAAGAAAGCAGCAATCTGACAGGTATCAAAGCAAAAATTAAATTCCCCTTCCGGCCTTCCTAGTCCACATGACAAATCGTCTATGTATACTTGGATAGTTGGACTTGAATTTTGAAAATAGTCTCAGCACAAATTTCTTAAGAAGAGGAGCCGATTATTTCTAACAAGCAGGCTGGACATGTAGTAATTGTACAAACAAGAAATATCCAAACTTAATTCTTTGAAGGTAGGAGAGCAGATTCGATTAGCATGGTATAGATGCACAGTTCAATAGCTTAGATGCACAGCTCAATAGCTTACTATAGGACTGCTATACAAGTAACAAAATCTCGTCTGTCATGAGTTGTGACTCCTATTCTTTGTAGGTAGAGAGCATATAACCTTAAGTTCAAACACTACATAATGTAACTAGTATTACCTTCCAAATACCGTATGATCAATTAACCACAAGTGGCATAACCTGATCATCTTCCAAAACACAACACAATCATTCTATTAGTAATTCACTTCTCTcttgaaaaaattcagaaatctTTATCTCATATTATACTGCAATAACATATGTAGCCAAAATAGAAAATATTGGATATGTATTTCTTCGTATATCAAAGTGGAGTAGGTTGAAGTTGTTTCCCAACACAGATGTACGAATCAGGAAAACCAGATCGAGCTGTACGTGCAATTCGGAGTAtctttctttaaaaaaaaatcatACATCACGCGTTCTTGTTTACATTATCAAACTTAGTTATATGATTGGTATCATTGTATCAGAGATGTAATACAGATACCACATTATCAACTTAGCTTGCTGCACATTTGTGTGGGCAAACAAGCAAGCTAGTTATCATGGAACTTTCTGCTAACTTCCGATTTCCTTATATTTAGGATTACGTTTGTTTACTGAGGCAAAGGATGGTGGCTCACGTGGGAAGGTAATTCTCGTTGTCGACAATATATTTTGTGGACGGGCTGTTAAATTCACTGTGATTTTGCCTGTTTACCCAGTATTGGGATGATCATCCAGCTATAATGGCAGTTGGTGTCGTTGATGCAAATTCTGAGGATATCTTCCAGACTTTAATGTCTCTTGGTCAATCAAGATCCGAGTAAGATATATGTTTCCTGTTTAACAAAACCAGCATATGATACTGCCTTGAAAACCAGCAATATATTGCACTTGATTTTTCTGTTTTGCTATCTTCCTGACCAAAATTTAGACTCTGCACGGCATGTCACTAAATGCATAGCATTATTTACATGAATATCTATGTGAATGCATTTCGTTTTGCACCAATCAACCAGTGAGAGTTCTTGTAGGTGGGACTTCTGTCTGCGGGAAGGAAGGGTGGTTGAGCATCTAGATGGACATTCAGACATAATCCACAAGAAATTAAGAGGGGACTGGCTACCATGGTCTGATGCTGGATCCATCCTGCTTTCTGTATGCACACTTTATCGTTAAGTTATAATAGTATATATGATATTTAGTTTTCAGGGGAATGAGAAAGAGAGATCTATTACTTAGACGATATTGGAGGAGAGAAGACGATGGAACTTATGGtacaattttttttttaaatgatAAATAATCAGCTTGCCATGATCTAGACCTGACACTTCTCTTGATTTTTCAGTTATCCTGTACCACTCTGTTTTCCACAACAGATGCAGTCCTGAGAAAGGCTACATCCGTGCATGTCTTAAAAGTAATGTATGCTTTATTTTCAGCATAAAAACTGATTGTTATCGTTTGTTTATCATGGACTAAGATATGATTCTATGAATAATAGGTGGAGGATATGTAATATCACCAGTTAGCCAAGGAAGACAATCAGTTGTGAAGCATATGCTTGCTATAGACTGGAAATTCTGGAAGTCATATCTCCTTACCTCATCCGCAAAATACATCACCATACGTATGCTAGGAAGAGTAGCAGGCATGTCTCGTGAAAGATTAATTATTCATTGCTTGTTGTGGTTATCAACGTTGTCCCAGTGTTCAGTAAGCTAAACATTTGTTTGCAGCCCTACGAGAATTATTCCGAGCAAAAAATGGAAACTGCGCTTGTATGGAATTCTCATCGGGTGAGCTGATGAGGGATATGGGACTGCCGCAGGGTGGAAACGAGCGGACAAAAATAGAAATGCAGTCAGCAAATGAGTGTGAAAGACTTGAGGGTCCTGTAGAAGGACCACAGGGTGGTTCTAACCGGCACTTAAGCAGTACTGGTTCCCTTGTTCAACTTAATGATGCAACGGATGAGTTCTTTGATGTCCCAGATGAATCAGAATATGATCAGAGAGAAGCCATGTGGTCTTCTGATGAGAGCACACATGCTGCGGTGAGTTCTTTACATAGAACCTTTTTTTTCTTGAAAACACACCTAAATGTGTGATTTTGTATTAGAGGAGACGTCAAGATGACACAAAGCTTACAAGCGGCAACACAAGCCAAAAGTACCCAGGCtaacaaaagaaaaaagaaattAGAAATAAAAGACGGCAGCAAAAGGagcaaataaataaataaataaataaatactGTTCTTATTGATTAAGATAATAGTTCATTTCCATCTTTCTAGAATTGCGGTTTGTAGATTGTTGTGTGCCTGACCATATTAAATATGCGTTACCCCTGTGGCGTTCATATGTGAAGGTTAACAACATTGCAATATGCAGAAAATTGTCCATACTTTTCAATTATTCAGCTGTTGCATTATCACAATGAGTGTAACGTGTGTACCTTAGCCCATAATGTGATTTCTCCCTTTCCCTTTAGTAACAAAAAGAAGCAGGAAGGTTTCTCTCAGATATGTTGCAAAACCCTGGTCAGCCAGTAACTAACGTACAGTTTCCTTGATTGTATGAACCTATTATTCTTTCCTATGCCATAGTGGTAGCATGACACGATTTGATCATAGTTGGAAAGGTGAAACAACTTATATTCGGCTTACAAAAATTAAAACAACGTAGTCATAGGCAAGGGCCACAATTTAATTACAAGAAATGACGATGACATGGTCTTGGCATAATTCAGAGAACTAGGGCAGAACTCCAAGATTGTTTTTTTACATTCCATGTGTCTAATATTTGGCAGGACCAACGACATGCTAAATTATCCAGTGCTGCTGTCTTTGTACGGAAGTTGCATGATCTTGCAGGTGTGTTACGGCTGATGTACATTTTTCAGTATTTTCATTTATTTTTGTTTCTAACTACTTGTTTCTCATTTCCTATATTCTAGTTCAAAAGAGAGGGTACGTTGATTTACAGGGAGCTGCAGATGCTGATAATGGACCATGTTACTATGGACATACTCTCCCAAAAGATTCTAGCTGTACAATGCCTTCTAGTTGGTCAATGACAGACCCGACAACATTCTTAATACGGGGAGAATCCTATTTGCTTGATCGTCAAAAGGTGGCTTAGTACTGTGATATTATTCTAATTCAGTAGGCTAGGATACATGTCTTTGTTCTGCAGGAAATAAGGGATCCTGTATGTTACAATGATAGCCATGTTTAGTTAATCTAGTCAGCATATTGATAGTCAGGGTTCGTGTGCTTCACCATCCATAATGATGAAATTATCTGTAACTTTGACAGATCAAAGCAGAGAATACACTGATGCAAATGGTTGGTGCTGACTGGATAAAATCTGATAAGCGTGAGGATGATCTTGCTGGTCGTCCTGGCGGACTAGTCCAGGTATCTTCTGCTGAAGTCAGTAATTTTGCCTTCAAATGGGAAGGAACAAAAATTAAAGTTCGCAATGAATTTTATTGCAGAAATATGCAGCACAAGGAGGCAGCAAATTTTTCTTCATTGTAAATATACAGGTGAGATTTCTTCGGCTTTATGAATGTATTGAGGCTTCATAAGTGTGCATGTAGACCTTGCCTTTTTACTTATAACCCTGGTTGGTATACAGGTTCCTGGTTCTACCACGTACAGCTTAGCTTTGTATTATATGATGGATACCCCATTGGAAAAGGTTCCTCTACTTGAAAGATTTGTAAATGGAGATGATACATTCAGAAACTCAAGGTTCAAACTCATCCCTTATATCTCAAAGGTACCTTTCTCCTACAACTCTTGATTGGTGTTAATCAGAAAGCCGCGATGGTTTACGATTGGAAATTCGGAATGTGTCATTTCAGGGATCTTGGATTGTGAAGCAGAGTGTGGGCAAGAAAGCTTGTTTGGTTGGTCAAGCACTAGAAATCAATTATTTCCGTGGAAGCAACTATTTGGAGGTAACATCTATGCATGCCATTATCCAGAGATCAGCATAGCTGGCATATTTTTTGCATACTTATGTATTCAGGAAACAGTCTATCAGCTATGTTTTCTTTGAACGGGTGCAGTCacgtacttcctccgttccaaaatataagtctttgtagagatttcattATGGATCagatacggatgtatatagatgcattttagagtgtagactcactcattttgctcactatgtagttcatagtgaaatttctacaaagacttatatttaggaacggagggagtagtaaggaTTGCTTTACTTTGTCAATATTATTTATCGTTTACCTTTTTTAGTTCATGTTCTCCATGGACCAAAATCTGACTGGACCATTATGGGAAGCTAACTGTTAATTTGGTTTATGAGTCTTCATTAACCATAAGATAGGTCAAACGGTCCATTGCGGTCACCAAACACTAATTGGCTTAGGTTTATCTCCTAACATTATAGCTTATTATGATCTAATGAGAGTATGTTTAGTGCCAGTACGTACAATTGCGATATTCAGGTTCTCAACATTTTGAAATGCAACCTTTTCAGCTTGGAGTTGATATAGGCTCGTCAACAGTGGCACGAGGTGTGGTGAGCCTTGTGCTCGGGTACTTGAACAACCTGGTGATTGAGATGGCCTTCTTGGTACAGGTAATCGCCGTCGGATAATTTTACCAAATTGTCTTGTTCTACTCAAGATCGAGAACAGATGTGATGAACAAGCATGGTTTCTTCCTTGCCTCATGCAGGGCAACACGCAAGAAGAGCTCCCGGAGTTCCTCCTAGGCACCTGCCGACTGAATTATCTCGACGCCTCCAAAGCTGTATCGCTAGACGAATGCTGACCTGACCTCTCAAGGTCAAGGAGGCCTCAAGTTGACCCCAATTCTCTTTGGAAGCATGAGTACAGCACATCAAAGCCGAAAAGGCTCAAGCTACTCCCCGTGTCCACCCGCCATACACTCATTTGTCTGCCTTGCCGCCCACAAAAGTGTGGGGGGTTTGCCGCAGCAGTGTACATTCATTTCTCCTCCTGCTGCAAATAGGAGGTGTTGCGGTgtattgattgattgattgatgaTGGCAGTGTACTACTCGTATGATGCAAATCCTTGCTCCCATTCTTTGGCCGACAGCTCGTCATTTCATTCATCATGTAAAAATTGAGACAAAAGGAAAGTGTATTCTAACCCTGACCTCGTGTCGTTCATTTGGAATCTAATCTGGGATCGGATCAGAGATCGTCAGATCCAACACCAGCAAAGCAACCCATTACTGGACGTTGACCCTTCACCTGAGAGTGATTACACTGCCATGATTCTATCCGAGGACTGTCCCTCCAGACAGACACTCGTACCGAATCGAAAGGGACTCGACCCAAGCCCAACACCAACGACGCAGTGATAATCATCGGGAATTCCCGTATCATGGTGCAGTTGGTCACTCACTCGAGGAGGTCGAGGACCACACGCTTCGCTTTTCTGTTATCATCACTTGAGCCGGAAGGAACGAGCAGGTGTAGG is drawn from Aegilops tauschii subsp. strangulata cultivar AL8/78 chromosome 1, Aet v6.0, whole genome shotgun sequence and contains these coding sequences:
- the LOC109751089 gene encoding protein ENHANCED DISEASE RESISTANCE 2 produces the protein MGGAEAAVVEAASTAAAAEAAEGGEDGRMEGWLYLIRSNRLGLQTSRKRYFVLEDSALRCFKAAPAPSSSSSKREDPVRSAVIDSCIRVTDNGRESVHRSVFYIFTLYNASNHYDQLKLGARSSEEAARWIRCLMESALKSPRKDEHVVACSHRRWQAFRLSRRSNRMHSIGLRLFTEAKDGGSRGKYWDDHPAIMAVGVVDANSEDIFQTLMSLGQSRSEWDFCLREGRVVEHLDGHSDIIHKKLRGDWLPWGMRKRDLLLRRYWRREDDGTYVILYHSVFHNRCSPEKGYIRACLKSGGYVISPVSQGRQSVVKHMLAIDWKFWKSYLLTSSAKYITIRMLGRVAALRELFRAKNGNCACMEFSSGELMRDMGLPQGGNERTKIEMQSANECERLEGPVEGPQGGSNRHLSSTGSLVQLNDATDEFFDVPDESEYDQREAMWSSDESTHAADQRHAKLSSAAVFVRKLHDLAVQKRGYVDLQGAADADNGPCYYGHTLPKDSSCTMPSSWSMTDPTTFLIRGESYLLDRQKIKAENTLMQMVGADWIKSDKREDDLAGRPGGLVQKYAAQGGSKFFFIVNIQVPGSTTYSLALYYMMDTPLEKVPLLERFVNGDDTFRNSRFKLIPYISKGSWIVKQSVGKKACLVGQALEINYFRGSNYLELGVDIGSSTVARGVVSLVLGYLNNLVIEMAFLVQGNTQEELPEFLLGTCRLNYLDASKAVSLDEC